TCGCAAGCGAGTTTTCTGTTTCAGTTGAGGTGGTTAAAAAGCATTTAACCCGAGCTATGGTGACGCTAACTCTTGAATTAGAAAAACTCGACCTCGTAGAGGAGGACGGAAAATGAGTCAATTTACCCCACAATTCTCTGAGGACGTGCTGGAGGAAGCTGCGGATTGGCTGGATCAGATTCATGAATTGACCGCCCAAGAGCAAGCCGAATTGATGATTTGGTTGTCAGAGCCATCACATTATAGTGCGCTGATGTACATGAGCCGCGCGCTTGGTATTGCTGAAATCAACACAGTATTAGCAGGTTATAAAGACAACCCAATCGATATTCCGTTGCATCGCGTCACAAATGAGCTGGATCTTTCTAGCGGCGAAGCATCTTCTGCTCCCAAGAAAAAATCAGCAGCAAGGCATTGGTTAATCGCGGCATCGGTCTGTGCTTTTGTTGTGACTGCAAGTGTGTTGTTGAGCCAGCAGAGTCAGTTAGAAAATGAAGTAATCGCCAGCGTCTCCGTCCCCTTGCACACCCTATCTGCACCGATAGGGAAGAATGAGCAGGTTGAGTTAGACGACGGCACCAAGCTGCATATGAATAGCCATTCTACCTTGCATGTGAGTTTGACTAAGGATATTCGACAAACGCAGTTAGATTATGGCGAGGTGTATTTTGATGTGGCGCGTGATACTTCTCGCCCGTTTGTCATTCAAACCAGCTTTGCTGATATCGAAGTGTTAGGCACACGATTCAATGTTGATGCCCAAGGTGATGGCTTGACCGTTACGGTTGATGAAGGGCATGTTCGAGTGCGAGAACAGTACGACTTATACCCGGGCGATCGGTTATTTATCGACTTGCTAGGGCAGGTAGAAGTCACTCAGTTTGATGCAAAAAACAGAGCCGATTGGCGTTCGGGCTGGTTGGATATTACGGACGTGGAACTGGAAAAAGTCATTCAGCAATTGCAGCATTACAGCCCTAAAAAGTTAGTGGTTGAACCTTCTCTTGGTCAGCAAATGATGCTCTCTGGACGCTTCAATATTAGAACGCCGTCCGCAACACTAGCGCTTATTGGTGAATTGCACCAAGTCGATATTGTAGAGACGCCAGCCAATATTTATTTGAGTCGCATTAGATGATTAAAGGCTTCAGTTGGGCGAGAGTGTATTATTTCTCCCAATTGCTTGTTGGACTTTATACCACAAGCCTTGTTCCTATGGCGTGGGCCGAGGCTCCCAATATCCCACGCCAAGTAGCACTTTCTGCTGGGGAATTAAATCGTTCTCTGAGCGCACTATCCGAACAATTCAACATCGCTATTATCTCGGATGCCGGGATCGTCGAAGGGCTTGAAAGCCCCTCAATACAAGGTTCAATGAGCCTTGAATCAGCACTAAAAACAATATTAACTCCGCATCATTTGACAGCAAAAAGTACCCATGCAGGTATTCTCATTGAACGCTCAGAACCATCGGCTCCGCCATCCAACAATACGATACCAAAACAGCGCCAAGACACATTCGACAGATTAGAGGTTCACGGTTACAGCAATGCTCTAGAGTTGTCATATTCGGCTAAATACGCGTCTCAAGAGCTCAAAGAATATATGTTCGCAGACGAAATCGGTAAGTTGCCTGAACGCAGCATTGCTGAGGTACTTAACAGGATGCCGGGGGTGACTATCACACGAGAAGCGGGAGAAGGCAGGCAAGTCTCGGTGCGAGGATTAGATTCAGGTTTTACGCGAGTACAGTTCAATGGCATGGAGTCACTAGCGACAGGTGCGAGCATTGATTCGCGCGGGGGAGTCAATAATACTCGGAAGTTTGATTTGAATCTTATTCCTGCCGAGCTAATCCGCTCCGTTGAAGTCTATAAATCGAGCAACGCAAGCATTGATGGAGGCGGGATCTCCGGTACGGTGAACCTTAAAACTCCGTTGCCGCTTGAACTAAGTGACGAACAAAGCTCAATTTCTATTGAGCAAAGCTACAATGATTTTTCTGAAACGTGGGGGCATGGTGTGTCGGCTTTATTGAGCCGAATGAATGACACCCACTCGTTCGGAGTGGCGCTAAGTGGTGCATATGTTGACCGTGATACAACGGAAAAAGGGTATTCAACTATTCGGTGGGCACAAGGTGATTGGGGGAACCTGTATCAAGCTGGACGAACAGGGCAAAGTGTCAGTTCGACTGATATCGATAAGTTGGAATCAGGAGAAACGTACCACTCTCGATATAGCCGCTACGATGTATACCAACGGAATATAAAGCGAATTGCAGGATTAGTTTCAGCGCAGTGGCGACCCAATCAATCGGTTCAAGTGGCAGGCAATGTGATTGCAGGCAACATGGCTGTGCGTATGGATGAATATCACATTAGTTCATCGGGCTTGGCGGTCAATGATTTATCCGGTGTGATTGTGAA
This genomic stretch from Echinimonas agarilytica harbors:
- a CDS encoding FecR family protein, which gives rise to MSQFTPQFSEDVLEEAADWLDQIHELTAQEQAELMIWLSEPSHYSALMYMSRALGIAEINTVLAGYKDNPIDIPLHRVTNELDLSSGEASSAPKKKSAARHWLIAASVCAFVVTASVLLSQQSQLENEVIASVSVPLHTLSAPIGKNEQVELDDGTKLHMNSHSTLHVSLTKDIRQTQLDYGEVYFDVARDTSRPFVIQTSFADIEVLGTRFNVDAQGDGLTVTVDEGHVRVREQYDLYPGDRLFIDLLGQVEVTQFDAKNRADWRSGWLDITDVELEKVIQQLQHYSPKKLVVEPSLGQQMMLSGRFNIRTPSATLALIGELHQVDIVETPANIYLSRIR